From a region of the Polyodon spathula isolate WHYD16114869_AA chromosome 31, ASM1765450v1, whole genome shotgun sequence genome:
- the LOC121303047 gene encoding trans-Golgi network integral membrane protein TGN38-like: protein GGEKPGPGGEKPGPGGEKPAPGGEKPGPGGEKPAPGGEKPAPGGEKPAPGGEKPAPGGEKPAPGGEKPAPEGEKPAPGEEKPAPEGEKPAPGLGPMAPSDDTESSHFFAYLVTAAVLVAVLYIGYHNKRKIIAYVLEGRRSQGARRPKSSDYQRLDQKL from the exons GGGGGAGAGAAGCCCGGCCCCGGGGGAGAGAAGCCCGGCCCCGGGGGAGAGAAGCCCGCCCCCGGGGGAGAGAAGCCCGGCCCCGGGGGAGAGAAGCCCGCCCCCGGGGGAGAGAAGCCCGCCCCCGGGGGAGAGAAGCCCGCCCCCGGGGGAGAGAAGCCCGCCCCCGGGGGAGAGAAGCCCGCCCCCGGGGGAGAGAAGCCCGCCCCCGAGGGAGAGAAGCCCGCCCCCGGGGAAGAGAAGCCCGCCCCCGAGGGAGAGAAGCCCGCCCCCGGATTGGGTCCCATGGCCCCCAGCGATGACACAGAGAGCAGCCACTTCTTTGCGTACCTGGTGACGGCTGCAGTGCTGGTGGCGGTGCTCTACATTGGCTACCACAACAAGAGAAAG ATCATCGCCTACGTCCTGGAGGGTCGAAGGTCACAGGGTGCCCGTCGGCCCAAATCCTCAGACTACCAGAGACTGGATCAGAAG CTGTGA